The nucleotide sequence CCGTGTTCCGCCTGGGAAAGCAAATCAGCCGCCACGAACGAAGGTACCGCCGTGTCATCCGCGTAGATAGCCACCTCGGAAGGCCCGGCGGGCATATCGATGGCGATCCCTTCCTTGCTGGCCAGCATTTTGGCCGCCGTAACGTACTGGTTACCAGGCCCGAATATCTTATACACTTTCGGTATGCTTTCAGTACCGTAGGCCAGAGCGGCAATGGCCTGCGCCCCCCCTACCCTAAAAGCCTTCGTTACGCCCACTAAACGGGCGGCGTACAGGATGGCCGGGTGATCGCTGGGTGTGCACAGGACCATCTCGCGGCAACCCGCCAATTGGGCGGGAATTCCCAGCATCAGGACGGTGCTGAACAGCGGTGCCGTACCACCGGGAATGTAAATACCTACCTTTTCGATGCCCACGCTTTTGCGCCAGCAGGTAACACCCGGCATGGTTTCGATCTTCTCGACCGGCTGGCGCTGCGCTTCGTGAAATTTCTTGATATTCTGATAGGCCTGTTGGATGGCCTTCTTCAAATTTCCATCCAGGGTACCCTCCGCTTCATCAAAGGCGGCCTCCGGAAAAGCAATCTCCCCGAGTTCCTGCCGGTCAAATTCTAGGGCAAAATCCCGCAGCGCCTGGTCACCTTCCTGGCGAACCCGCTGCATGATCGGTGCCACCTTCTGTTCGATGTCGGCCAGATCCAGGGTAAGCCTCGCCAGCAGATAGGGCCATTCCGTGCGCTTGGGAAACGAAAGTATTTTCATGGATTTATTTTGGGCGAAATGCGTACCCTTTGATCGCTGCTTTACTTAACCGTTCG is from Salmonirosea aquatica and encodes:
- the hisD gene encoding histidinol dehydrogenase → MKILSFPKRTEWPYLLARLTLDLADIEQKVAPIMQRVRQEGDQALRDFALEFDRQELGEIAFPEAAFDEAEGTLDGNLKKAIQQAYQNIKKFHEAQRQPVEKIETMPGVTCWRKSVGIEKVGIYIPGGTAPLFSTVLMLGIPAQLAGCREMVLCTPSDHPAILYAARLVGVTKAFRVGGAQAIAALAYGTESIPKVYKIFGPGNQYVTAAKMLASKEGIAIDMPAGPSEVAIYADDTAVPSFVAADLLSQAEHGADSQVLLVSTSKKLLSSVNITLSSQLEALPRRDMARKAIENSKAILVETPEEAIDLLNEYAAEHLILSVKDAEQVSEKITNAGSIFLGNYTPESCGDYASGTNHTLPTNGFARAYSGVSLDSFVKKITVQHITESGIKNLGPTVEAMAEAESLQAHKKAVSIRLNSLISDRNA